In a genomic window of Candidatus Poribacteria bacterium:
- a CDS encoding PfkB family carbohydrate kinase: MNTSPQKSTTFLSIGHFCYDVSPKGYILGGSASYSTLTARNLGHRARAVTAVGANFDRRNSLLDGIETVYHESPDTTIFDNQYDEKGHRQQFILGIAQQLKGNDVPAEWRRSNIAYLCPIADEVSAEVVHCFSADTLIGATPQGWLRQWDANGRVTAKRWETAKEILPYIDVLILSDEDLRSYPDELEKYIGLAPIVVLTQGARGATLFQNGTQFESEAYPVTEVDPTGAGDVFAAAFLINYYQNRSVEAALNFAHCVASFAVEGAGTSCIPKFVEVMSRLQI, encoded by the coding sequence ATGAATACATCCCCCCAAAAGTCCACAACCTTTCTGTCAATTGGTCACTTCTGTTACGATGTCTCGCCAAAGGGTTACATTCTTGGTGGATCCGCCTCATACTCAACATTGACTGCGCGGAACCTTGGTCACCGTGCCCGCGCGGTTACGGCTGTCGGTGCCAACTTTGACCGGCGAAATTCGTTGTTAGACGGAATAGAAACGGTTTATCATGAATCCCCTGACACAACGATTTTTGACAACCAATACGACGAAAAGGGACATAGACAACAATTTATCTTAGGAATCGCGCAGCAACTCAAAGGGAACGATGTCCCTGCTGAATGGCGTAGAAGCAATATCGCGTACTTGTGTCCGATCGCAGATGAAGTTTCTGCTGAAGTCGTTCACTGTTTTAGCGCGGACACATTAATAGGTGCAACACCACAAGGTTGGCTTCGGCAATGGGATGCCAACGGTAGAGTCACAGCAAAGCGGTGGGAAACAGCGAAAGAGATTTTACCTTATATTGATGTACTAATCCTCAGCGATGAAGACCTTCGGAGCTATCCCGATGAATTAGAGAAATATATTGGCTTAGCACCTATTGTTGTGCTAACGCAGGGCGCACGAGGGGCAACACTTTTTCAAAACGGCACACAGTTTGAATCCGAGGCATACCCTGTTACGGAGGTAGACCCGACGGGGGCAGGTGATGTTTTCGCCGCCGCTTTTTTAATTAACTATTATCAAAACCGCTCAGTAGAGGCAGCCCTTAACTTCGCACACTGTGTCGCATCCTTCGCCGTAGAAGGTGCTGGCACCTCTTGTATTCCAAAGTTCGTAGAAGTTATGTCAAGACTACAAATATAG
- a CDS encoding TIM barrel protein yields the protein MMKLGTMSLNVRNTTATAFAQIVYDLGFDVIELHSSAFESTDADYLRNLKMNLMRKGLPLGYIGVSNNFGKPVAEHPEQIALIKQWIDVAAFMSCPIVRVFAAYVPEDCEDEETLWPPMIEAFKEVAEYGYESGILVGLQNHNHNNVTRDGEAVLRALNGTDHPYFTHILDTGQYAGSPGASGHRGSSHPGYDCYASIEQTAPHAVYVRTKFYEIDSGVEEWLDYPRVLDILRGVGYNGCLSVVYEGQSDPIESMRKARSYLESLL from the coding sequence ATGATGAAATTGGGGACCATGTCTCTGAATGTGAGAAATACGACTGCGACTGCTTTCGCACAAATAGTCTACGATCTCGGTTTTGACGTTATCGAACTGCATTCAAGCGCGTTTGAATCCACCGACGCTGACTACCTACGAAACCTAAAAATGAATCTCATGCGGAAAGGGCTGCCGTTAGGTTACATCGGTGTTAGCAATAACTTTGGGAAGCCTGTTGCTGAACATCCGGAACAAATTGCACTCATCAAGCAGTGGATCGACGTTGCGGCTTTTATGAGCTGCCCGATCGTCCGAGTGTTTGCCGCCTATGTGCCGGAAGATTGTGAAGATGAGGAAACTTTGTGGCCACCTATGATTGAAGCTTTCAAGGAGGTCGCTGAGTACGGTTATGAATCCGGGATTCTCGTTGGACTTCAGAACCACAACCACAACAATGTTACACGCGACGGTGAGGCCGTCCTGCGTGCTTTGAATGGAACGGATCATCCTTACTTCACACACATTTTGGATACCGGTCAGTATGCAGGGTCTCCTGGCGCGAGTGGACACCGCGGGTCTTCACATCCGGGCTACGACTGCTATGCCAGCATTGAACAGACAGCACCGCATGCTGTTTATGTCCGAACCAAGTTTTATGAAATAGATAGCGGTGTTGAGGAATGGCTGGATTACCCGCGCGTCTTGGACATCCTGCGGGGTGTCGGCTATAACGGCTGCCTCTCAGTCGTATATGAAGGTCAGTCTGATCCGATTGAATCAATGCGTAAAGCGAGAAGTTATCTGGAGTCTTTGTTGTAG
- a CDS encoding Zn-dependent alcohol dehydrogenase — protein sequence MKTLAAVMYEHNEPVVVEELELDEPKANEVLVRTAASGVCHSDLSVVTGAIYYDAAVALGHEGAGIIERVGADVTDFQPGDHVILSFVSYCGGCRMCQMEKVCLCESYDVPRGFQLDGTYRLHNGSGDGILQMARIATMAEYMVVPQQNLVKIDKDYALEKAALVGCGVTTGVGAVLNTAKVEPGSSVAVIGTGGVGLNAIQGAVLAQAEQIIAVDIAEKKLNFAKSFGATAVVNAATSDPVEAVRELTDGLGVDYAFEVIGNPKTIVQAYKMVRAAGTAVIVGMAHHEMDVSIPAQHLVSTERQLIGSFYGSCHPRVDMPKLLRLYTEGKLKLDELITRHYRLEQINEAFADMEAGENARGVIVFN from the coding sequence ATGAAAACGCTTGCCGCTGTTATGTATGAACATAACGAACCGGTCGTCGTTGAGGAACTTGAATTAGATGAACCGAAGGCAAACGAAGTCCTCGTCCGCACTGCTGCGAGTGGGGTCTGCCACTCAGACCTGTCAGTCGTCACGGGTGCTATCTATTACGATGCCGCTGTCGCCCTTGGACATGAAGGTGCGGGGATTATTGAACGGGTTGGCGCGGATGTAACAGATTTTCAGCCGGGCGACCATGTAATCTTGTCTTTCGTCAGCTATTGCGGCGGTTGTCGCATGTGTCAGATGGAAAAAGTCTGTCTGTGCGAAAGTTACGATGTCCCGCGCGGGTTCCAATTGGACGGCACGTATCGTCTGCATAACGGATCGGGAGACGGTATCCTCCAGATGGCACGAATTGCGACGATGGCGGAATACATGGTTGTACCACAACAAAACCTCGTGAAAATCGACAAGGATTACGCGTTAGAAAAAGCAGCACTCGTGGGTTGTGGCGTAACAACAGGCGTTGGAGCAGTACTCAATACCGCGAAGGTAGAACCCGGCAGCTCCGTAGCGGTTATCGGGACAGGGGGCGTGGGTCTGAACGCTATCCAAGGCGCGGTACTCGCACAAGCGGAACAGATTATTGCCGTCGATATTGCTGAGAAGAAACTTAACTTTGCGAAAAGTTTTGGGGCAACGGCTGTCGTCAACGCGGCAACGTCTGACCCAGTCGAAGCGGTTCGCGAATTGACCGATGGTCTTGGGGTAGACTACGCCTTTGAAGTCATCGGAAATCCGAAGACCATCGTGCAAGCGTATAAGATGGTGCGGGCGGCTGGCACTGCTGTTATCGTCGGCATGGCACACCACGAGATGGATGTTAGTATTCCGGCACAGCACCTCGTCTCAACGGAGCGGCAACTGATCGGTTCGTTTTACGGTTCGTGCCACCCACGGGTGGATATGCCAAAACTTTTGAGATTGTACACGGAAGGCAAACTGAAATTAGACGAACTCATTACACGGCACTATCGGCTTGAACAGATTAACGAGGCGTTCGCCGATATGGAAGCCGGCGAAAATGCGCGCGGTGTTATTGTTTTCAATTAA
- a CDS encoding methyltransferase domain-containing protein, which yields MKSIHTAVREQFSQHADYYAQSSAHAKGDTLDVILDFAEPTGTERTLDVATGTGFTAFALAPKVAYVVATDLTPEMVAKAAELAEAQAIENITFSVAAAESLPFAAASLDLVTCRLAPHHFQDVPKFLSEVHRVLRTDGLFCLADSVSPESEKLIAWQNRVEALRDDSHVYGRPPSQWDTMITDAGFSLEKTAHVRNAQMSFLWWVRPEQNPPEVVQGIRDAFAQLSPDEAREHYTFEPAGDDFYFSWPMYAVKARRV from the coding sequence ATGAAGTCCATCCACACAGCCGTTCGAGAACAGTTTAGCCAGCACGCAGACTATTACGCACAGAGCAGCGCGCATGCGAAAGGGGATACGTTAGATGTCATCCTCGACTTTGCGGAGCCGACAGGGACAGAGCGGACGTTAGATGTTGCGACAGGTACAGGTTTCACAGCGTTCGCGCTTGCACCGAAGGTTGCATACGTAGTCGCCACGGATCTGACCCCAGAAATGGTGGCAAAGGCAGCTGAATTGGCGGAGGCACAAGCAATAGAGAACATTACGTTTTCTGTCGCTGCTGCGGAGTCTCTGCCGTTTGCGGCTGCCTCGTTAGATTTGGTGACCTGTCGGCTTGCCCCCCACCATTTTCAAGATGTCCCGAAATTTTTGAGCGAGGTCCATCGGGTGCTACGAACAGATGGACTTTTTTGCCTCGCAGATTCCGTTTCCCCTGAATCAGAAAAGTTAATAGCGTGGCAGAACCGTGTAGAGGCACTTCGGGATGATTCGCACGTTTATGGCCGTCCACCCTCGCAATGGGATACGATGATTACGGATGCTGGGTTCTCACTTGAAAAGACAGCACACGTCCGCAACGCCCAGATGTCGTTTCTGTGGTGGGTACGTCCAGAGCAAAACCCACCGGAGGTCGTGCAGGGGATCCGTGATGCATTTGCACAGCTCTCACCTGATGAGGCACGAGAGCATTACACATTTGAACCTGCCGGTGATGATTTCTATTTCTCCTGGCCCATGTACGCCGTTAAAGCGAGGCGTGTGTAA